Proteins co-encoded in one Pseudomonas fluorescens genomic window:
- a CDS encoding NUDIX hydrolase, with protein sequence MSPVSAVSPRIIRIAAALLLNPDGQTLLVRKRDTTAFMQPGGKIETHELPVHALARELEEELGLVIDPAQARFLGQFSAPAANEPGFVVQAEIFQLTIDADVSPAAEIEEVIWIDPATDGDVVLAPLTRDLILPFYRASLTAIA encoded by the coding sequence ATGAGCCCTGTATCCGCTGTTTCCCCCCGCATCATTCGTATTGCCGCCGCGTTGCTGCTCAACCCCGACGGCCAGACCCTGCTGGTGCGCAAGCGCGATACCACCGCGTTCATGCAACCGGGCGGCAAGATCGAAACCCATGAACTGCCGGTGCATGCGTTGGCCCGCGAGCTGGAAGAAGAACTGGGGCTGGTGATCGATCCGGCGCAGGCGCGCTTTCTCGGCCAGTTCTCGGCACCGGCCGCCAACGAGCCGGGGTTCGTCGTGCAGGCCGAGATCTTTCAACTGACCATCGACGCCGACGTTTCTCCCGCCGCCGAGATCGAAGAGGTGATCTGGATCGACCCGGCCACCGACGGTGATGTGGTTCTCGCCCCATTGACACGCGACCTGATCCTGCCGTTTTATCGAGCCTCGCTGACCGCGATCGCCTGA
- the metE gene encoding 5-methyltetrahydropteroyltriglutamate--homocysteine S-methyltransferase, with the protein MAVAHTLGFPRIGADRELKKALEAYWKGDLDQASLNQVGRELRARHWQLQKDAGIDLLPVGDFAWYDQVLTHSLTFGVIPERFDGARDVRGLPTLDTLFAMARGATASCCGGEHGKTQYAQELTKWFDTNYHYLVPEFTADQQFKLSWEQLFDEVEEAKALGHNVKPVIIGPLTYLWLGKAKGNGFDKLDLLERLLPVYNEILGRLAAQGVEWVQIDEPILTLDLPQAWKSAFERAYHILQYSPLKKLVATYFSGLQDNLGLAVGLPVQGLHIDAVRAPDQLGQVLDRLPTYKILSVGLVNGRNVWRCELEQALAQLQPAQERFGDNLWVSSSCSLLHSPVDVEREDKLDPELKSWLAFAVQKCSEISVLRDALNDPQAPNVQSALAASRAIQQSRARSPRIHKAEVQARIEAINASDSQRHSPFAQRIAAQQARLKLPTFPTTTIGSFPQTGSIRLARQAFKQGKLSANDYHDAMRSEIRHAVQVQERLGLDVLVHGEAERNDMVEYFAEQLDGYLFTRFGWVQSYGSRCVKPAVIYGDLSRPSAMTVDWVTYAQSLTDKVMKGMLTGPVTMLMWSFPREDVSRKVQAQQLALALRDEVVDLEKAGIKIVQIDEAAFREGLPLRREQWQEYLDWAVEAFRLTASGVKDETQIHTHMCYSEFNDVIKAIADMDADVITIETSRSDMELLDAFEAFDYPNDIGPGVYDIHSPRVPDTAEMVKLMSQAVKRIPAQRLWVNPDCGLKTRAWPETEAALVNMVAAARQLRSQLA; encoded by the coding sequence ATGGCCGTGGCCCACACCCTTGGTTTCCCGCGCATTGGCGCCGACCGCGAACTGAAAAAAGCCCTCGAAGCCTATTGGAAAGGCGATCTCGATCAGGCGTCGCTGAATCAGGTCGGCCGTGAGCTGCGCGCCAGGCACTGGCAATTGCAGAAGGACGCCGGCATCGACCTGTTGCCGGTCGGCGACTTCGCCTGGTACGACCAGGTGCTGACTCACTCGCTGACCTTCGGTGTGATCCCCGAGCGTTTTGACGGTGCGCGTGATGTGCGGGGCCTGCCGACCCTCGACACGCTGTTCGCCATGGCCCGTGGCGCCACGGCGTCCTGCTGCGGCGGCGAGCACGGCAAGACCCAATACGCCCAAGAGCTGACCAAGTGGTTCGACACCAACTACCACTACCTGGTCCCGGAATTCACCGCCGACCAACAGTTCAAGCTGAGCTGGGAACAGCTGTTCGATGAAGTCGAAGAAGCCAAAGCCCTTGGTCACAACGTCAAACCGGTGATCATCGGCCCGCTGACTTACCTGTGGCTGGGCAAGGCGAAAGGCAACGGCTTCGACAAGCTCGATCTGCTTGAGCGTCTGCTGCCGGTATACAACGAAATCCTCGGTCGCCTCGCTGCACAAGGCGTGGAGTGGGTGCAGATCGACGAACCGATCCTGACCCTCGACCTGCCGCAAGCCTGGAAAAGCGCCTTCGAACGCGCCTATCACATCCTTCAGTACTCGCCGCTGAAAAAACTGGTGGCGACCTATTTCAGTGGCCTGCAGGACAACCTCGGCCTGGCCGTCGGCCTGCCGGTGCAAGGCCTGCACATCGACGCGGTGCGTGCGCCGGATCAGCTCGGTCAGGTGCTTGATCGTCTGCCGACCTACAAGATTCTTTCGGTCGGTCTGGTCAACGGGCGCAACGTCTGGCGCTGCGAACTGGAGCAGGCGCTGGCACAACTGCAACCGGCGCAGGAGCGTTTTGGCGACAACCTGTGGGTCAGCAGTTCCTGCTCGTTGTTGCACAGTCCGGTGGATGTCGAGCGCGAAGACAAGCTCGACCCGGAGCTGAAAAGCTGGCTGGCATTCGCCGTGCAGAAGTGCAGCGAAATCTCGGTGTTGCGTGATGCGCTGAACGACCCGCAAGCGCCGAACGTGCAAAGCGCACTGGCCGCAAGCCGCGCCATTCAACAGAGCCGCGCCCGTTCGCCGCGCATTCACAAGGCCGAAGTGCAAGCGCGGATCGAGGCGATCAACGCCAGCGACAGCCAGCGTCATTCGCCGTTTGCGCAACGCATCGCTGCACAACAGGCGCGTCTGAAATTGCCGACGTTCCCGACCACCACCATCGGCTCGTTCCCGCAGACCGGTTCGATCCGCCTGGCCCGTCAGGCGTTCAAGCAGGGCAAGCTGTCGGCCAACGATTACCACGACGCCATGCGCAGTGAAATCCGCCATGCGGTGCAAGTCCAGGAGCGCCTGGGTCTCGATGTGCTGGTGCACGGTGAAGCCGAGCGCAACGACATGGTCGAGTATTTCGCCGAGCAACTGGACGGCTATCTGTTCACGCGCTTCGGCTGGGTCCAGAGCTACGGTTCCCGCTGCGTGAAACCGGCGGTGATCTATGGCGATCTGTCCCGTCCGAGCGCCATGACCGTGGACTGGGTCACCTACGCCCAGAGCCTGACCGACAAGGTCATGAAAGGCATGCTGACCGGTCCCGTGACCATGCTGATGTGGTCGTTCCCCCGCGAAGACGTGTCGCGCAAGGTTCAGGCACAACAACTGGCGCTGGCCCTGCGTGACGAAGTGGTGGATCTGGAAAAGGCCGGGATCAAGATCGTACAGATCGACGAGGCGGCGTTCCGTGAAGGCCTGCCGCTGCGTCGTGAGCAATGGCAGGAATACCTTGATTGGGCGGTGGAAGCGTTCCGCCTGACGGCTTCGGGGGTGAAGGATGAAACCCAGATTCACACCCACATGTGCTACAGCGAATTCAACGATGTGATCAAGGCGATCGCCGACATGGACGCCGACGTCATCACCATCGAGACCTCGCGGTCGGACATGGAACTGCTGGACGCCTTCGAAGCGTTCGACTACCCGAATGACATTGGCCCGGGCGTCTACGATATCCACTCGCCACGGGTGCCGGACACGGCCGAGATGGTCAAGTTGATGAGCCAGGCGGTGAAACGGATTCCGGCGCAGCGTCTGTGGGTCAACCCCGATTGCGGTCTGAAAACCCGCGCCTGGCCGGAGACCGAAGCGGCGCTGGTCAATATGGTCGCGGCAGCGCGGCAACTGCGCAGTCAGTTGGCATAA
- a CDS encoding LysE family translocator codes for MIPLQDLLIFAAAALLMVLTPGPNMIYLISRSICQGRKAGVTSLLGVVAGFFVHLFAAAAGLTAVFLAVPMAYEVLKWAGALYLLWLAWQAVKPGARSPFEVQPLPADSSRKLITMGFLTSALNPKIAVFYLSVFPQFITPEHGSVFSQSIILGLTQISVSFSVNLLIALSAAGIASWFVNNPSWLAAQRYFMGFVLGGLALRLMLEQRKAA; via the coding sequence ATGATCCCGCTTCAAGACCTGCTGATTTTCGCCGCTGCCGCGTTGTTGATGGTACTGACGCCGGGGCCGAACATGATCTACCTGATTTCCCGTTCGATCTGTCAGGGGCGCAAGGCCGGGGTGACTTCGCTGCTCGGCGTGGTGGCCGGATTCTTCGTGCATCTGTTCGCGGCGGCGGCCGGTCTGACGGCGGTGTTTCTCGCGGTGCCGATGGCCTATGAAGTCTTGAAGTGGGCCGGCGCGCTGTACCTGCTGTGGCTGGCCTGGCAAGCGGTGAAACCGGGTGCCCGTTCGCCGTTCGAAGTGCAGCCATTGCCGGCGGACTCATCGCGCAAGCTCATCACCATGGGCTTTCTCACCAGCGCCCTGAACCCGAAGATCGCGGTGTTCTACCTTTCGGTGTTTCCGCAGTTCATCACGCCGGAACATGGCTCGGTGTTCAGCCAGAGCATCATTCTCGGCCTGACCCAGATCAGCGTCAGCTTCAGCGTCAACCTGTTGATTGCCCTGTCGGCGGCAGGCATTGCCTCGTGGTTCGTCAACAATCCGTCCTGGCTGGCGGCGCAACGCTATTTCATGGGTTTTGTGCTTGGGGGGCTGGCCCTGCGGCTGATGCTTGAGCAGCGCAAGGCAGCTTGA
- the metR gene encoding transcriptional regulator MetR — protein sequence MLEIRHLKTLHALREADSLVDAADRLHLTQSALSHQFKELEERMGMPLFVRKTKPVRFTSAGLRLLQLADATLPLLRAAERDIGRLAGGTAGRLHMAIECHSCFQWLMPTIDQFRDAWPEVELDLASGFSFAPLPALARGDLDLVVTSDPLEIAGITYVPLFTYEAMLAVANQHALASKPYIVPEDLLTETLITYPVERDRLDIFTRFLEPADIEPAQVRTSELTVMMMQLVASGRGVCGMPHWALHEYSSRGYVKAKRLGEKGLFATLYAAIRADMLDAPYMRDFLLTAKDTSFSTLDGVSAVR from the coding sequence GTGCTTGAAATCCGTCACCTGAAAACCCTGCATGCCCTGCGCGAAGCCGACAGCCTGGTCGATGCGGCCGACCGTCTGCACCTGACCCAGTCGGCGCTGTCCCACCAGTTCAAGGAGCTGGAAGAGCGCATGGGCATGCCGTTGTTCGTGCGCAAGACCAAACCGGTGCGGTTCACCAGCGCCGGCCTGCGCCTGCTGCAACTGGCCGACGCGACCCTGCCGCTGCTGCGCGCCGCCGAACGTGACATCGGGCGTCTGGCCGGGGGAACCGCCGGACGTCTGCACATGGCCATCGAATGCCATAGCTGCTTCCAGTGGCTGATGCCGACCATCGACCAGTTCCGCGATGCGTGGCCGGAAGTCGAACTCGACCTGGCCTCGGGCTTCTCCTTCGCCCCGCTGCCGGCGCTGGCCCGCGGTGACCTGGATCTGGTGGTGACGTCCGACCCGCTGGAAATCGCCGGCATTACTTACGTGCCGCTGTTCACCTACGAAGCCATGCTGGCGGTCGCCAACCAGCATGCGCTGGCGAGCAAACCGTACATCGTCCCCGAAGACCTGCTGACCGAAACCCTGATCACCTATCCGGTGGAACGGGACCGCCTCGATATTTTCACCCGCTTCCTCGAACCGGCCGACATCGAGCCGGCGCAGGTGCGCACCTCGGAACTGACGGTGATGATGATGCAACTGGTGGCCAGCGGCCGCGGTGTGTGCGGCATGCCGCACTGGGCGCTGCATGAATACAGCTCACGGGGTTACGTAAAGGCCAAGCGGCTGGGTGAGAAAGGTCTGTTTGCGACGTTGTACGCGGCGATCCGCGCCGACATGCTGGACGCGCCGTACATGCGCGATTTCCTGCTGACGGCCAAGGACACCTCGTTCTCGACCCTCGATGGGGTCAGTGCGGTTCGTTGA
- a CDS encoding GNAT family N-acetyltransferase, with product MWIERLDASHALAYRELMLEAYDRHPQAFTSSVRERAAMPLSWWESRLTSKLDAVFGAFEAGRLAGIVGLAFEPREKARHKATVFGMYVSAEFRQRGLGLKLMEAVLGEAQQHPALKVIQLTVTAGNEAAFKLYQRCGFIQFGLEPMAVRVGEDYFDKIHMWCAPFVPSASLNEPH from the coding sequence ATGTGGATCGAAAGGCTGGATGCCAGTCATGCGCTGGCCTATCGGGAACTGATGCTGGAGGCTTACGATCGGCATCCGCAGGCCTTCACCTCCAGCGTGCGCGAACGCGCAGCAATGCCGCTGAGCTGGTGGGAGTCGCGCCTGACCAGCAAGCTCGATGCGGTGTTTGGCGCGTTCGAGGCGGGCCGCTTGGCGGGCATCGTCGGCCTGGCGTTCGAGCCTCGGGAAAAGGCCCGGCACAAGGCAACGGTGTTCGGCATGTATGTGTCGGCCGAGTTTCGCCAGCGCGGGCTGGGGTTGAAATTGATGGAAGCCGTGCTGGGTGAAGCGCAGCAGCATCCGGCGCTGAAGGTCATTCAATTGACTGTCACCGCCGGCAATGAAGCCGCGTTCAAGCTTTACCAGCGTTGCGGCTTCATCCAGTTCGGCCTCGAACCGATGGCGGTGCGGGTCGGCGAGGACTACTTCGACAAGATCCACATGTGGTGCGCGCCTTTCGTGCCATCCGCCAGCCTCAACGAACCGCACTGA